Proteins from one Chitinophagales bacterium genomic window:
- a CDS encoding TonB-dependent receptor, with protein MKRLTFILAMFMFALVMTHGQQVTISGYVSDAETGEKLIGATVVCIDDGSYAITNGYGYYAMKRLPEADTIRLQASFVGYIQDTIKVLPDANLKIDFELISDIVIEEVTVKAPRPLTYDRKKEMSTISVPVSKVIVLPALGGESDILKTLQLMPGIQSGNEASSGLYVRGGSPDQNLIVIDDVPVYYVNHLGGFVSTFNSDAINSMKLIKGGFPARYGSRLSSVLDIRMKEGNMKEQHGNFMIGMIASKYMIEGPIKKDTTSYLISIRRLMYDLITKPLTYFSSSGVSVGYTFYDFNAKLNHCFSPDDRVYLSIYSGDDKITTVNRIEHEVSKMALQWGNILGSFRWNHVYGDRLFSNLTVYSTKYRLDNEFNYTMKADDLKEESSYRYFSGIIDVAAKIDFDYYVNRFYSIKYGGTGIWHFFKPNTMTFQTTGDFEETKSVMGSSKQHGFETGAYIENEISVGGRFFTDIGLRFSNYRTSGRNYSSAEPRVLTSLRLGSGTFVKASFSTMTQYVHLLTGSGPNMQNDTWVPVTDLIAPSKAMQYAVGIERTFGDGLFDASLEGYHKTMNNLITYKEGISSLSSSIDWQSQVETNGTGKSYGMEVLLQKKAGPVTGWIAYTYSKTTRQFDNINSGKEFPFKYDRNHDISIVYLQRIRSNIQLSATWVYGTGNPYTLATGRYRMITSPSDNLNAEGSYQDYGLIYGDLNSSRMRAYHKLDVGINFYKEVRWGERTLSFNIYNLYNRQNPYYYFIERTAEYDSHHHEIPGTQRYALKQRSYFPIIPSISYSIKF; from the coding sequence CTTCAGGCATCATTTGTGGGTTACATACAGGATACCATAAAGGTTCTTCCGGACGCAAACCTGAAAATCGACTTTGAACTCATATCCGATATTGTCATTGAGGAGGTCACGGTTAAAGCTCCCCGTCCTCTTACATATGACAGGAAAAAAGAGATGAGCACAATTTCAGTCCCTGTATCGAAAGTCATTGTACTGCCCGCCTTGGGAGGAGAATCGGATATCCTTAAGACACTTCAGCTGATGCCCGGGATTCAGTCAGGCAATGAGGCCTCAAGCGGCCTCTATGTCAGAGGAGGCAGTCCTGACCAGAACCTGATAGTCATTGATGATGTACCGGTCTATTATGTAAACCATCTGGGAGGTTTTGTTTCTACATTTAATTCAGATGCCATAAACAGTATGAAACTGATAAAAGGAGGCTTCCCGGCAAGGTATGGAAGCCGCTTATCGTCTGTTCTGGACATCAGAATGAAAGAGGGGAACATGAAGGAGCAGCATGGAAATTTCATGATAGGAATGATTGCTTCAAAATACATGATTGAAGGCCCAATAAAAAAAGATACAACATCATACCTGATATCCATACGGAGGCTCATGTATGATCTTATAACCAAGCCGCTTACCTATTTTTCAAGCAGCGGGGTATCTGTCGGTTACACTTTCTATGATTTCAATGCAAAGCTGAATCATTGTTTTTCACCTGATGACAGGGTTTATCTCAGCATCTATTCAGGTGACGACAAAATAACGACCGTAAACAGGATAGAACATGAGGTAAGCAAGATGGCTCTCCAATGGGGGAATATTCTCGGTTCGTTCAGGTGGAACCATGTCTACGGAGACAGGTTGTTCAGCAACCTCACTGTCTATTCCACAAAGTATCGCCTGGATAATGAGTTTAACTACACTATGAAGGCTGATGACCTTAAAGAAGAGTCGTCATACAGGTATTTTTCAGGTATAATTGATGTTGCCGCAAAGATAGACTTTGACTATTATGTCAATCGTTTCTATTCAATTAAATATGGAGGAACGGGTATCTGGCATTTTTTCAAACCCAATACAATGACGTTTCAAACCACAGGCGACTTTGAAGAAACGAAGTCGGTCATGGGAAGCAGTAAACAGCATGGGTTTGAAACTGGCGCCTATATTGAGAATGAGATCTCCGTAGGTGGCAGGTTCTTTACAGATATTGGATTAAGGTTTTCCAACTACCGGACATCGGGAAGGAATTATTCATCGGCCGAGCCACGAGTGCTTACAAGCCTCAGACTTGGAAGCGGCACATTCGTGAAAGCATCATTTTCAACCATGACACAATATGTGCACCTGCTAACAGGTTCAGGACCAAACATGCAAAATGATACATGGGTCCCGGTAACTGACCTTATAGCGCCGTCGAAAGCCATGCAGTATGCTGTTGGAATTGAAAGAACCTTCGGTGATGGGCTGTTTGATGCAAGCCTGGAGGGTTATCATAAAACGATGAATAACCTTATTACCTACAAGGAAGGTATATCGTCACTCTCCTCATCGATCGACTGGCAATCACAGGTTGAGACAAACGGAACCGGAAAATCATACGGAATGGAGGTCCTCCTGCAGAAAAAAGCAGGGCCGGTGACTGGCTGGATCGCCTACACTTACTCAAAGACCACACGTCAGTTTGATAATATTAATTCAGGGAAGGAGTTTCCTTTTAAGTATGACAGGAACCACGATATCAGTATTGTGTATCTCCAGAGGATAAGAAGCAATATTCAATTATCAGCCACATGGGTGTATGGTACCGGTAATCCTTATACACTGGCCACGGGAAGATACAGAATGATTACCAGTCCCAGTGACAATCTTAACGCGGAGGGTAGTTACCAGGACTATGGTCTGATCTACGGAGACCTGAACTCATCGAGAATGAGGGCATACCATAAGCTTGACGTGGGAATAAATTTCTACAAAGAGGTCAGGTGGGGTGAGCGTACACTTAGTTTTAACATTTACAATCTTTATAACCGGCAGAACCCGTATTATTATTTTATTGAAAGAACAGCTGAGTATGATTCGCATCATCACGAAATACCGGGCACTCAAAGGTATGCCTTGAAGCAGCGAAGCTATTTCCCGATTATTCCATCAATTAGTTATAGTATTAAGTTTTGA